The Carassius carassius chromosome 16, fCarCar2.1, whole genome shotgun sequence genome window below encodes:
- the LOC132160281 gene encoding uncharacterized protein LOC132160281 isoform X2, giving the protein MMLRSILISGFMFLLAHGVFSVGTEELSAFVMEGDSVTLHTNVETKQQEDIKWYFDETRIAQITGDHSYNCTDVQCNEDTERFRDRLKLDHQTGSLTIRDINTTDSGLYELKIISIRRSSEKTFSVTVYGVPAAEQEEMKIKSVKEGESVTLDPGVMKTPNYVMMWYCNDICIAEISKEPRMICTDVQCNNGTERFRNRLKLDHQTGSLTITNTTNTDSGDYTLQIISSKITIMRNFSVNVTVAGLSAGEKAGICAAVLLIIAASICGFYFYKRRVNKNGEYYISDGKSVFFSL; this is encoded by the exons atgatGCTCCGCTCTATTTTGATCTCAGGGTTCATGTTTTTACTCGCACATG GTGTTTTTAGTGTTGGCACTGAGGAACTGTCAGCAtttgtgatggagggagattcagtcactctacacACTAATGTTGAAACAAAACAACAAGAAGATATAAAATGGTATTTTGATGAAACTAGAATAGCTCAAATCACCGGAGATCACAGTTATAACTGTACAGATGTTCAGTGTAATGAAGAcactgagagattcagagacagactgaagctggatcatcagactggatctctgaccattaGAGACATCAACACCACTGACTCTGGACTTTATGAATTAAAAATCATCAGCATCAGAAGAAGCAGTGAAAAGACCTTCAGTGTTACTGTTTATG GTGTTCCTGCTGCTGAACAAGAAGAAATGAAGATAAAGTCAGTGAAGGAGGGAGAATCTGTTACTTTAGATCCTGGTGTAATGAAAACCCCAAATTATGTGATGATGTGGTATTGTAATGACATTTGCATCGCTGAAATCAGTAAAGAACCCAGAATGATCTGTACAGATGTTCAGTGTAATAATGGCACTGAGAGATTCagaaacagactgaagctggatcatcagactggatctctgaccatcacaaacaccacaaacactgACTCTGGAGATTATACACTACAGATCATCAGCAGCAAAATCACCATCATGAGGAACTTCAGTGTTAATGTCACTG TTGCAGGTCTGTCTGCAGGTGAAAAAGCAGGAATTTGTGCTGCTGTCCTGCTGATTATAGCTGCATCTATTTGTGGGTTTTATTTTTACAAGCGTCGAGTAAATAAAAATGGTGAGTATtacattagtgatgggaagtctgtttttttttctctgtga